The Calliphora vicina chromosome 3, idCalVici1.1, whole genome shotgun sequence genome contains a region encoding:
- the ZC3H3 gene encoding zinc finger CCCH domain-containing protein 3 has protein sequence MLPYFSSNKSNKTIFINPNFRGILPTPEADVSMQSQSVIPKNAHINPLFLEAHKSRHTIHMNPAFLQKIQERQQLQLQAHEEKEAIKRNSLPECPNNLLTHKANGIATNCPGEQSETTETRKIICKSKNRLIREPLKKPDCQHLKLSKPSIPLSPLLVLSKRKLIRKVSAAPVPFKKSETECCDDSNARITKYKLDNRVVRKKALLPPTPKIKRTSYVGRYALRRTSSSQSSSTLARKSIAINKNANKKLQVLNINGLLYKSTQNSLKLKNIVTVRPCNNPILKSSKATSCIKNTNNNLKAVQGLTIFVRGTKYVMDANKFKLTRVTNSDNAATNIMANNKCSQAPTRQRIDIGGYTYISLNSAKNVLIRTTNHLSRAYVHNAKQKSLQMLTKRLVKTNIPCPIFQRIGKCAAFERGKCSKVHNKLQVTICSKFLRGECLNTNCLLSHNISLSKMPVCKFFLQGVCVRNDCPYLHKKLSNKAELCTEFLRGFCQLADKCNKRHEFVCPEIERNNICTTKNCIYCKAKRRKESKIEKKLEVLQSKDANLKLSLASSSAEVTENPSSNRYFIEPCDKTFKDIKESKAQFTNEGNANNIETNMEESLVENVEPSRKTRPKLGVLPSYIPL, from the exons ATGCTGCCTTATTTTAGTagtaataaatcaaataaaacgatttttattAATCCTAATTTTAGAGGAATACTGCCAACACCAGAAGCTGATGTCTCGATGCAATCGCAATCTGTTATTCCTAAGAATGCTCATATAAATCCATTATTCTTGGAGGCTCATAAATCCAGACATACAATACATATGAATCcagcatttttacaaaaaatccaaGAACGCCAGCAATTGCAACTACAAGCACATGAGGAAAAAGAAGCAATTAAAAGAAATAGCTTGCCAGAATGCCCAAATAATTTGTTGACACATAAAGCCAACGGAATTGCAACAAATTGCCCAGGTGAACAAAGTGAGACTACAGAAACTCGCAAGATTATTTGCAAGTCTAAAAATCGTTTAATACGAGAACCGTTAAAAAAACCGGATTGCCAGCATTTAAAACTTTCCAAACCATCTATTCCTCTGTCACCATTGTTAGTGTTAAGCAAACGTAAACTAATAAGAAAGGTTTCTGCTGCGCCAGTACCATTCAAAAAATCCGAAACAGAGTGCTGCGATGATTCTAACGCAAggataacaaaatataaattggaTAATCGTGTTGTAAGAAAAAAAGCTCTACTTCCACCCACCCCGAAAATTAAACGTACATCGTATGTGGGTCGATATGCATTGAGAAGAACTTCCAGTAGCCAATCTTCAAGTACATTAGCTAGGAAGTCAATAGCAATTAATAAAAACGCAAACAAAAAGCTACAAGTTCTTAATATCAATGGATTGCTTTATAAATCCACACAAAACTCTTTAAAGTTGAAAAACATAGTTACGGTGCGGCCTTGCAATAATCCAATATTAAAATCATCCAAAGCAACTTCTTGCATtaaaaatactaataataacCTAAAAGCTGTTCAAGGTCTGACTATATTTGTAAGAGGAACTAAATATGTGATGGACGCCAATAAGTTTAAATTAACTCGAGTAACAAACAGTGATAATGCTGCCACCAATATTATGGCTAATAACAAATGCTCCCAAGCTCCCACACGCCAACGTATTGATATTGGCGGCTATACTTATATATCTCTcaactctgctaaaaatgttttaattaggACTACAAATCATTTGTCTCGTGCTTACGTTCACAATGCGAAACAAAAGAGCTTGCAAATGCTAACGAAACGTTTGGTTAAAACTAATATTCCATGTCCAATATTTCAACGTATTGGCAAATGTGCTGCATTCGAAAGAGGGAAATGTTCTAAAGTACATAATAAGTTGCAAGTTACCATATGCAGCAA atttCTACGTGGTGAATGTCTTAATACAAACTGTTTATTGTCCCATAATATCTCGTTATCGAAAATGCCTGTGTGTAAGTTTTTCCTACAAGGAGTTTGTGTACGAAATGATTGTCCATACTTGCACAAAAAATTAAGCAACAAAGCTGAACTCTGTACAGAATTTCTAAGAGGTTTCTGCCAATTGGCCGATAAg tgTAACAAACGTCATGAATTTGTATGTCCTGAAATTGAACGCAACAACATATGTACCACCAAAAACTGTATTTATTGCAAAGCAAAACGGCGAAAAGAATcgaaaatagagaaaaaattggaAGTTCTTCAAAGTAAAGATGCAAATTTGAAATTGTCCTTAGCTAGTAGCTCTGCTGAAGTTACAGAAAATCCGTCATCTAATCGTTACTTCATAGAGCCATGTGATAAAACTTTTAAAGATATCAAAGAAAGTAAGGCTCAATTTACGAACGAGGGCAACGCCAACAACATTGAGACAAATATGGAGGAAAGTTTAGTAGAAAATGTTGAGCCTAGTCGAAAAACTCGACCCAAATTAGGCGTTCTACCGTCATATATACCATTATGA